A single genomic interval of Carettochelys insculpta isolate YL-2023 chromosome 28, ASM3395843v1, whole genome shotgun sequence harbors:
- the LOC142002802 gene encoding zinc-binding protein A33-like: MEAPERHSMVQSSCKVEDVVCNFLDVQEGVEKLHGCYKKRIQATQHGLQSLREEVMEDFQKMYSFLYAEEQSVLAMIDQVERQVVSHLGDGVKDITKRAACLLELMDYLSEVEDPDGHLMDVAKSQVDQLKDELNQQHKQLRHHWPAVLSSPSLTYMVCKRMLGYVTQSALECLTLDPKTAHSHLQISRDLKSAKLGPGAQAVPENPERFEPCLYVLCSQDFHSGRHYWEVSVGHKSNWVIGVARHGVNRKATEDLNPENGYWALRKIQGNCFYALSSPPALLTLDSSPTKVGVCLDYESGRVGFYDAKSMAEICTLRGDFQEPLHPFFCPGLVLTEQDCEPLRLCN, from the coding sequence ATGGAGGCTCCTGAGAGGCACTCAATGGTTCAGAGCAGTTGCAAAGTGGAAGACGTGGTCTGTAACTTCCTGGACGTTCAGGAAGGGGTGGAAAAGCTCCATGGCTGCTACAAAAAAAGGATCCAGGCTACTCAGCATGGCCTCCAGTCCCTCCGGGAGGAGGTGATGGAGGATTTCCAGAAGATGTACAGCTTCTTGTATGCTGAGGAACAGTCTGTGCTGGCTATGATTGACCAAGTTGAGAGGCAGGTCGTCAGTCACCTGGGGGACGGAGTGAAGGACATCACCAAGAGGGCAGCCTGTCTTCTGGAGTTAATGGATTACCTGAGTGAGGTGGAGGACCCTGACGGACACCTAATGGATGTGGCCAAGAGCCAGGTGGATCAGCTCAAGGATGAGCTGAACCAGCAGCACAAACAGCTGAGGCACCACTGGCCGGCGGTCCTCTCTAGCCCTTCTCTGACATACATGGTTTGCAAACGGATGCTGGGGTACGTGACGCAGTCTGCTCTGGAATGCCTCACCTTAGACCCTAAGACGGCCCATTCGCACCTGCAGATCTCCAGAGACCTGAAATCGGCAAAACTGGGACCTGGCGCCCAGGCTGTCCCAGAGAACCCAGAGCGCTTTGAGCCATGTCTTTATGTCCTCTGCTCCCAGGATTTCCACTCAGGCAGGCACTACTGGGAAGTGAGTGTGGGGCACAAAAGCAACTGGGTGATTGGTGTAGCCAGGCATGGCGTCAACCGCAAGGCAACGGAAGATCTCAACCCTGAAAATGGATACTGGGCCCTTCGGAAGATACAAGGCAATTGTTTCTATGCCttgtcctcccctccagccctgctgacCCTGGATTCCAGCCCCACGAAGGTGGGTGTTTGCCTGGACTACGAGAGTGGCAGGGTTGGGTTCTACGATGCCAAGAGCATGGCAGAGATCTGCACTCTCAGGGGTGACTTCCAGGAGCCGTTACACCCTTTCTTCTGCCCCGGCCTGGTACTGACTGAGCAGGACTGTGAGCCTCTCCGGCTGTGCAATTAA